One Equus caballus isolate H_3958 breed thoroughbred chromosome 14, TB-T2T, whole genome shotgun sequence DNA segment encodes these proteins:
- the CDC42SE2 gene encoding CDC42 small effector protein 2 isoform X2, producing MISAHLSLSCSQLSDAWSDGSALTLARPGASAAPLRAQAPPHRLVREGGASRRRLLPGGGGEGLLRAPPQPRSPSSGASFPARAPAPALGSPLASERLPGRHGSSARRGAGLQGRAHPEAGPGAGPARRRGPPAAPGERTAPRPARARAWAGRAGPGSGERAGERSCGSGGGRSRGAGAEGGSGRSRRPRQRRR from the coding sequence ATGATTTCAGCGCATCTGTCTCTCAGCTGCAGCCAACTGAGCGATGCCTGGTCCGACGGCTCAGCACTCACCCTCGCTCGCCCGGGAGCGTCCGCGGCCCCACTGCGAGCGCAGGCACCGCCCCACCGCTTGGTCCGGGAAGGGGGCGCGAGCCGCCGCCGCCTGCTGCCCGGCGGAGGCGGGGAGGGGCTCCTGCGCGCTCCCCCTCAGCCCCGGTCGCCATCTTCCGGCGCGTCCTTTCCCGCGCGGGCTCCTGCCCCGGCTCTAGGCTCTCCGCTCGCCTCGGAGAGGCTTCCCGGCCGGCACGGCTCTagcgcgcggcgcggcgcggggcTCCAGGGCAGAGCCCACCcggaggcggggccgggggcggggccggcgcggcggcgcggccctCCCGCCGCTCCCGGAGAGCGCACCGCCCCTCGCCCCGCCCGCGCGCGAGCCTGGGCGGGGAGGGCGGGGCCAGGAAGCGGCGAGCGCGCCGGGGAGCGCAGCTGCGGGAGTGGGGGCGGCAGGAGCCGCGGAGCCGGCGCCGAGGGCGGCAGCGGCCGGAGCAGGCGGCCGAGACAAAGGCGACG